A genomic segment from Endomicrobiales bacterium encodes:
- the folD gene encoding bifunctional methylenetetrahydrofolate dehydrogenase/methenyltetrahydrofolate cyclohydrolase FolD, with amino-acid sequence MEIIDGKKIAAEIKAELKVKVDELKAKGASVGLATILVGDDPASHIYVGNKIKTTKELGIESFHHPLLAGATEDEIILLIKNLNANARVSGILLQLPLPAGQNAQKCIEAIDPSKDVDGLHPYSSGKFSAAKSWKEIEEQNLLLPCTPLGVITLLKKYKVEIAGKNAVVVGRSNLVGKPIALMLLANDATVTIAHSRTKNLKEVCAQADILIAAIGKPKFITKDFIKPGAVVIDVGVNRLAQGLCGDVDFEDASKNAGLITPVPGGVGQMTIAMLMKNTVAAAQKKIKLHNTK; translated from the coding sequence ATGGAAATAATAGACGGCAAAAAAATTGCAGCGGAAATAAAAGCGGAGCTAAAAGTAAAAGTTGATGAGCTTAAAGCAAAGGGCGCATCGGTTGGCCTTGCTACAATATTAGTTGGCGATGACCCTGCAAGCCATATTTATGTTGGCAATAAAATAAAAACGACAAAAGAGTTGGGCATAGAATCGTTTCACCACCCGTTACTTGCGGGCGCAACCGAAGACGAAATAATTTTGCTTATAAAAAACTTAAATGCCAATGCACGAGTTAGCGGCATACTTTTACAGCTTCCGCTTCCGGCAGGTCAAAATGCGCAAAAGTGTATAGAAGCAATAGACCCGTCAAAAGATGTTGATGGATTGCACCCATACAGCTCAGGTAAATTTTCAGCTGCAAAAAGCTGGAAAGAAATAGAAGAGCAAAACCTTCTGCTCCCTTGCACGCCCCTTGGAGTTATAACTCTTCTAAAAAAATATAAAGTTGAAATTGCCGGCAAAAATGCCGTTGTTGTAGGCCGCTCAAATTTGGTAGGCAAACCCATCGCGTTAATGTTGCTTGCTAACGATGCCACCGTAACAATCGCGCATTCTCGTACAAAAAATTTAAAAGAAGTTTGCGCGCAAGCCGATATTTTAATTGCGGCGATAGGTAAACCAAAGTTTATTACAAAAGATTTCATTAAACCGGGTGCCGTAGTAATTGATGTTGGCGTAAACCGCTTGGCGCAAGGTCTTTGCGGCGATGTTGACTTTGAAGATGCCTCAAAAAACGCAGGGCTTATAACCCCAGTGCCTGGTGGTGTAGGGCAAATGACAATTGCCATGCTTATGAAAAATACTGTTGCGGCTGCGCAAAAGAAAATAAAATTGCATAACACCAAATAA
- a CDS encoding homocysteine S-methyltransferase family protein: protein MNKEQFKNLLRKQVLILDGAMGTQLQKLGYLSNALAPEELNIKFPERIAELHRSYLEAGSNAVITNTFGANEKKLSDYNLQNKIEEINIAGVQIARKEAEKFNALVFADMGPVGSYLEPLGPLTFDQTYAIFAKQAKALAKAAPDAIIIETMTETRELKAALLAAKDNFNGPVIVQMTFTAEGTTVTGTDTTVFVTLMEAMGADAIGMNCSVGPAQMAVLAQKILSITKLPLSFKPNAGMPKLINRQTVFPGTADEFVSACVSAYANGAAMLGGCCGTTPEFINALSLALKGKKPVVKSVPENFFLASRTKAINLKENSFAVIGERINPTNRKQFQEELSAGNFTTLRKEARNQESAGAQLLDINMGIPGADEKVLMGKAVREIQETVQAPLCLDSSSVDALEAGLKMCAGKPLINSINGETEKANKIFTLAKRYGAAIIALASNEKGLPCDKAERLSIADSIIAQANKAGFKTSEIVFDFLMLSASAAPEQVNQTLATIMDFKKTHPENKTVLGLSNVSFGLPNRQAINSTCLSLAKEAGLTMAILNPHENWSVFDDEAKALLLGLDHGAKKYIAKHGSFKRAPVQENIKLSPDAALYGAIIDGSKETAAALAKTAIDSGLSPLEVANEIVLKALNEVGDKFETKEFFLPQVIMSAEAAQMAFGYIKPLLKKEKGFGFGKIILATVYGDVHDIGKNIVGAVLESHGWQVIDLGKNISCENIISAAKKEKPAVVGLSSLMTTTMLEMEKIIRERNSLGLAFKIMIGGAPVTKKFAIEIGADGFAKDAVEAAKVAKKLSASG from the coding sequence ATGAACAAAGAACAATTTAAAAACCTATTAAGAAAACAAGTGTTAATTTTAGACGGTGCTATGGGAACACAATTGCAAAAGCTTGGATACTTAAGCAATGCCCTTGCGCCCGAAGAGCTAAACATTAAATTCCCGGAACGCATTGCTGAGCTGCACCGTAGTTACCTTGAAGCCGGCTCAAATGCGGTTATTACAAACACATTTGGCGCAAATGAAAAAAAACTTTCCGATTATAATTTACAAAACAAGATTGAAGAAATAAACATTGCCGGTGTGCAAATTGCACGAAAAGAGGCAGAAAAGTTTAATGCTCTCGTTTTTGCCGATATGGGCCCTGTTGGTTCTTACCTTGAACCCCTTGGGCCGCTGACATTTGACCAAACATACGCCATATTTGCCAAGCAGGCAAAAGCTCTTGCAAAAGCCGCACCAGATGCGATTATTATTGAGACAATGACGGAAACCAGAGAGCTTAAAGCCGCATTGCTTGCAGCAAAAGACAACTTTAATGGCCCCGTTATTGTGCAAATGACATTTACCGCGGAAGGCACGACCGTTACAGGTACAGACACAACTGTTTTTGTGACATTAATGGAAGCTATGGGTGCAGACGCTATTGGTATGAACTGCTCGGTTGGTCCTGCGCAGATGGCTGTATTAGCGCAGAAGATTCTCTCAATTACAAAACTCCCCCTTTCTTTTAAGCCAAACGCCGGGATGCCAAAACTTATTAACCGCCAAACAGTTTTCCCCGGAACCGCCGACGAATTTGTTAGTGCCTGCGTAAGCGCTTACGCAAATGGTGCAGCTATGCTTGGCGGCTGTTGCGGCACAACACCGGAATTTATAAACGCACTATCTCTCGCGCTTAAAGGCAAAAAGCCAGTTGTAAAAAGCGTTCCTGAAAACTTTTTTCTTGCCTCGCGCACAAAAGCTATAAACCTTAAAGAAAACTCTTTTGCGGTAATTGGCGAACGAATAAACCCAACCAACCGCAAACAATTTCAAGAAGAACTTTCTGCCGGAAATTTTACAACCCTAAGAAAAGAGGCACGCAACCAGGAAAGTGCAGGTGCGCAACTCTTAGACATTAACATGGGTATACCTGGCGCCGATGAAAAAGTTCTTATGGGAAAAGCTGTGCGCGAAATTCAAGAAACGGTGCAGGCACCGCTTTGCCTCGACTCAAGCTCTGTTGACGCTCTTGAGGCCGGGCTTAAAATGTGTGCAGGCAAACCACTTATAAATTCAATTAACGGTGAAACCGAAAAAGCGAATAAAATTTTTACTCTTGCAAAAAGGTACGGCGCGGCAATAATAGCTCTTGCTTCAAACGAAAAAGGCCTTCCGTGCGATAAAGCCGAGCGCCTCTCAATTGCAGATAGTATTATCGCACAAGCAAATAAAGCTGGTTTTAAAACCTCTGAAATTGTTTTTGACTTTCTTATGTTATCGGCAAGTGCGGCGCCTGAACAAGTAAACCAAACACTTGCGACAATTATGGATTTTAAAAAAACGCACCCGGAAAATAAAACTGTGCTTGGCCTTTCAAATGTCTCTTTTGGCCTGCCAAACAGGCAGGCGATAAACTCAACTTGCCTATCCCTTGCCAAAGAAGCCGGGCTTACTATGGCAATACTTAACCCTCACGAAAATTGGAGTGTTTTTGATGATGAGGCAAAAGCGCTACTGCTTGGTTTAGACCATGGAGCAAAAAAATATATAGCAAAACACGGAAGTTTTAAAAGAGCCCCTGTGCAAGAAAACATAAAACTTTCGCCGGATGCCGCACTTTATGGTGCTATTATAGATGGCAGTAAAGAAACGGCTGCGGCACTTGCAAAAACCGCGATAGATTCTGGGCTTTCCCCGCTTGAGGTAGCAAACGAGATAGTTTTAAAGGCACTTAATGAGGTAGGCGACAAATTTGAAACAAAAGAGTTTTTTCTGCCGCAGGTTATAATGTCGGCAGAAGCGGCGCAGATGGCTTTTGGTTACATTAAACCTTTGTTAAAAAAAGAGAAGGGCTTTGGTTTTGGCAAAATAATACTTGCCACAGTTTATGGAGATGTGCACGACATTGGTAAAAACATAGTCGGCGCAGTGCTTGAAAGCCACGGCTGGCAAGTGATTGATTTAGGTAAAAATATTTCTTGTGAGAATATAATTTCTGCCGCAAAGAAAGAAAAACCCGCAGTTGTCGGGCTTTCTTCACTTATGACTACCACAATGCTTGAAATGGAAAAGATTATTAGGGAAAGGAATTCTTTGGGGCTCGCTTTTAAAATTATGATTGGCGGCGCACCCGTAACGAAAAAATTTGCGATTGAAATTGGAGCTGATGGGTTTGCGAAAGACGCTGTTGAAGCGGCGAAGGTTGCAAAGAAATTATCAGCCTCGGGCTGA
- the gpmA gene encoding 2,3-diphosphoglycerate-dependent phosphoglycerate mutase has translation MKKLVLIRHGESTWNKENKFTGWTDVDLSEKGTEEAKTAGLLMKKEGLIFDMAYTSVLKRAIRTLWYSMDTMDLMWIPVVRSWRLNERHYGALQGLNKAETAAKFGDDQVKIWRRSYDIPPPALEINDPRHPGKDPRYASLSKNELPLTECLKDTVARIVPLWENEIAPAIKSGKRLLIAAHGNSLRAIVKYLDNVSDKDILELNIPTAIPLVYELDDNLKPIKHYYLGDPEAIKKAMNSVANQGKSK, from the coding sequence ATGAAAAAACTTGTACTTATCAGGCACGGCGAAAGCACCTGGAACAAAGAAAATAAATTTACCGGTTGGACAGATGTTGACCTTTCCGAGAAGGGTACAGAAGAGGCAAAAACCGCAGGTTTGCTTATGAAAAAAGAAGGGCTTATTTTTGATATGGCCTACACCTCAGTTTTAAAGCGGGCAATCCGCACACTTTGGTATAGCATGGATACAATGGATCTTATGTGGATACCTGTAGTTCGCTCTTGGCGTTTAAACGAAAGGCACTACGGTGCGTTGCAGGGCTTAAACAAAGCAGAAACTGCCGCAAAGTTTGGCGACGACCAAGTAAAAATATGGAGAAGAAGTTACGACATCCCGCCTCCTGCTCTTGAAATAAATGACCCTCGCCACCCGGGTAAAGACCCTCGGTATGCTTCACTTAGCAAAAATGAACTTCCATTAACAGAATGCCTCAAAGATACTGTTGCGAGAATTGTGCCTTTATGGGAAAACGAAATTGCCCCGGCAATAAAATCGGGCAAACGGCTTTTAATAGCTGCGCACGGGAACAGTTTGCGTGCTATTGTAAAATATTTGGACAATGTTTCAGATAAAGACATTCTTGAGCTAAATATCCCAACTGCAATACCGCTTGTTTATGAACTTGACGATAATTTAAAACCAATTAAACATTACTATCTTGGAGATCCTGAAGCGATTAAAAAAGCAATGAACTCTGTTGCAAATCAAGGCAAATCAAAGTAA
- the budA gene encoding acetolactate decarboxylase has protein sequence MQKLFSTTLLVLLFASLVAYAKVPQNNETLYQYSTIAALQAGIYDGEITVGDLNSKGNFGIGTFNALNGEMIILEGTCYQIKDDGLVYVMDRTKYVPFAMITVFNADKVLVAKGEQSRKQLEELINSKITSKNIVCAIKVHGLFKTIKTRSVAKQSKPYKGLNEVLKTQSEFEYLNESGTLVGFRMPKAFDGVNVAGYHFHFIADSRKTGGHALDFVANNVDVEVDETPDYYLQLMQSDDFLKAQLDSQGPESQTGPAVEPEQQLTQP, from the coding sequence ATGCAAAAATTATTTTCCACAACTCTTTTGGTGTTGTTATTTGCAAGCTTGGTCGCGTATGCCAAGGTGCCGCAAAACAACGAAACGCTTTATCAATACTCCACAATTGCGGCGTTGCAAGCCGGAATTTACGATGGAGAAATAACTGTAGGCGATTTAAATTCAAAAGGTAACTTTGGTATCGGCACTTTTAATGCCCTAAACGGTGAAATGATAATATTAGAGGGTACCTGTTACCAAATAAAAGATGACGGGCTTGTTTATGTGATGGACAGAACAAAATATGTTCCATTTGCAATGATAACGGTGTTTAACGCCGATAAAGTTTTAGTTGCAAAAGGTGAGCAAAGCAGAAAGCAACTTGAAGAGCTTATTAACAGTAAAATTACATCTAAAAATATAGTTTGCGCTATAAAAGTGCACGGATTGTTTAAAACAATAAAAACAAGAAGTGTGGCAAAACAGAGTAAACCATATAAGGGCCTTAATGAGGTTTTAAAAACGCAATCGGAGTTTGAATATTTAAATGAATCCGGGACATTGGTTGGCTTTAGAATGCCAAAAGCATTTGATGGGGTAAATGTAGCCGGCTACCACTTTCATTTTATAGCTGATTCAAGGAAAACCGGCGGCCATGCATTGGACTTTGTTGCTAACAACGTGGATGTAGAAGTGGACGAAACACCCGACTATTATTTACAACTTATGCAAAGCGATGATTTTTTAAAAGCACAACTTGATTCACAGGGACCTGAGTCGCAAACTGGCCCTGCCGTGGAACCCGAGCAACAACTAACGCAGCCATGA
- a CDS encoding PD-(D/E)XK nuclease family protein yields the protein MTIKKFAYTQQLGWSVSRFDKFTACKRQYYYDYYGSFDNEFGKEKIDHLKKLTSLALEAGNITHDVIKALLERLLKSEKPINRARFIKYARKCANDYCAKKIFSEVYYHTKPSVLPQDVLVIVEPALMNALNSPRFEWISKNAIANKDGWVIEPAGYGETRINGIKAYCKVDFLFPIQDKYYILDWKTGKKDEIKHKKQMLGYTTWASYHFDTTADKILPFVAYLIPNYQELSFTFTQNDISDFAQRVEKEIKQLHSYCLDPASNIPLEKKEFTQTENLKICGYCNYRELCRR from the coding sequence ATGACAATAAAAAAATTCGCCTACACACAACAGCTAGGGTGGTCGGTTTCGCGCTTTGATAAATTTACTGCCTGCAAACGACAGTACTACTACGATTATTACGGTTCTTTTGATAATGAGTTTGGTAAAGAAAAAATTGACCATTTAAAAAAGCTTACCTCTCTTGCGCTTGAAGCAGGCAACATTACGCACGATGTAATTAAAGCATTGCTTGAGCGGTTATTAAAAAGCGAAAAACCCATAAACAGGGCAAGGTTTATTAAATATGCCCGCAAATGCGCAAACGACTACTGCGCAAAAAAAATATTTTCGGAAGTTTATTACCATACAAAACCTTCAGTATTGCCGCAAGATGTGCTTGTAATAGTTGAACCAGCGTTGATGAACGCGCTAAATAGCCCTCGTTTTGAGTGGATTAGTAAAAATGCAATCGCGAATAAGGATGGCTGGGTAATAGAGCCTGCTGGATATGGCGAAACAAGAATAAATGGCATAAAGGCATATTGTAAGGTAGATTTTCTTTTTCCAATACAAGATAAATATTACATACTTGACTGGAAAACCGGCAAAAAAGATGAAATAAAACACAAAAAACAAATGCTCGGTTACACCACATGGGCATCGTACCATTTTGATACCACCGCAGATAAAATACTCCCGTTTGTTGCTTACTTAATTCCAAATTACCAAGAACTCAGTTTTACATTCACGCAAAATGACATTTCAGATTTTGCGCAAAGGGTAGAAAAAGAAATAAAGCAACTGCACTCGTACTGCTTAGACCCCGCCTCAAACATACCTCTTGAAAAAAAAGAGTTCACGCAAACAGAAAACTTAAAAATATGCGGCTATTGCAATTACCGAGAGCTTTGCCGCAGATAA
- the pabB gene encoding aminodeoxychorismate synthase component I: MNLKKNSILFQKRVFGSSALKQYVFSYPLEVIACHKANDIEICLLKIEEKIKAGFWVAGFISYEAGVFLNGIVPSKINTSKMPLLWFGVYKKVSTKLSTDKIKSENDNSKNIGVNKISFDTTREQYIKKIGQIKKLIALGKTYQVNFTFMCRFEYSAEPLELYNNLARRQSVDYGALIHTSDFSILSLSPELFFEKNRNKITMRPMKGTAERGINSASDMLAASVLEKCPKNRAENIMIVDMVRNDLTKICRRQSVKTTELFKVEKYETLFQMTSSVEGYLKEKCNLVEIFGALFPSGSVTGAPKLATIQVIDKLEKTPRGVYTGAIGYFAPNGKAEFNVAIRTLVLDKKNKTGVMGIGSGITYSSNASLEYEECLLKSKFLTQNQLKFQLIETILLYNDKYLWLLEHLSRMAGSARYFGFVFNLQKTKAELEKVRAKNKTGRFKVRLELFKNGEFCINADGIKPQTSQLEKAALSKIKVISTDVFLYHKTTQRKIYNLEHERARKKGFFDVIFENEKGQITEGAITNVVIQKGNKYFTPPISCGLLGGIYRQSLLGEKIIPKKYFLQNSGVISGRVFEKIITKDELLSADKVFLVNSLRGAIEVEVLFR, encoded by the coding sequence ATGAACCTCAAAAAAAACTCAATACTTTTCCAAAAGCGTGTTTTTGGCTCAAGCGCGCTAAAGCAATATGTATTTTCATATCCGCTTGAAGTAATAGCTTGCCACAAAGCCAATGATATAGAAATCTGCTTATTAAAAATTGAAGAAAAAATAAAAGCCGGTTTTTGGGTGGCAGGTTTCATAAGTTATGAGGCAGGAGTATTTCTTAACGGCATAGTGCCATCAAAAATAAATACTTCAAAAATGCCGCTGCTTTGGTTTGGTGTGTATAAAAAGGTTTCAACAAAGTTGTCAACTGACAAAATAAAAAGCGAAAATGATAACAGTAAGAATATTGGTGTAAATAAAATAAGCTTTGACACAACGCGTGAGCAATACATAAAAAAAATAGGCCAAATTAAAAAGTTAATTGCGCTTGGCAAAACTTACCAGGTTAACTTTACTTTTATGTGCCGGTTTGAATACTCCGCGGAACCGCTTGAACTTTATAACAACCTTGCGCGAAGGCAGAGCGTTGACTACGGTGCGCTCATACATACTTCAGATTTTTCTATACTTTCCCTATCTCCCGAGCTTTTCTTTGAAAAAAACAGAAATAAAATTACCATGCGCCCTATGAAAGGCACCGCAGAGCGCGGTATAAACAGCGCAAGCGATATGCTTGCCGCAAGCGTTTTAGAAAAATGCCCAAAAAATAGGGCAGAAAACATAATGATTGTAGATATGGTTAGAAATGACCTTACAAAAATTTGTCGCAGGCAAAGCGTAAAAACAACAGAACTTTTTAAGGTGGAAAAGTACGAAACGCTTTTTCAAATGACTTCAAGCGTTGAAGGTTACCTTAAAGAAAAGTGTAACCTTGTAGAAATTTTTGGAGCCCTTTTCCCTTCAGGTTCCGTTACGGGCGCGCCAAAGCTTGCCACAATTCAGGTAATAGATAAACTTGAAAAAACACCACGAGGTGTTTACACAGGCGCTATTGGCTACTTCGCGCCAAATGGCAAAGCCGAGTTTAATGTTGCAATTAGAACGCTAGTGTTAGATAAAAAAAACAAAACAGGAGTTATGGGTATTGGAAGCGGTATAACATACAGCTCAAATGCCTCTTTGGAGTATGAGGAGTGTTTGCTTAAATCAAAATTTTTGACGCAAAATCAGCTAAAGTTTCAGCTTATTGAAACCATACTGCTCTATAACGATAAATATTTATGGCTTTTAGAGCATTTAAGCCGAATGGCGGGTTCTGCCCGGTATTTTGGTTTTGTGTTTAATTTGCAAAAAACAAAAGCTGAGCTTGAAAAAGTGCGTGCTAAAAACAAAACAGGCAGGTTTAAGGTTCGCCTTGAGCTTTTTAAAAACGGTGAATTTTGTATTAACGCAGACGGTATAAAACCACAAACTTCACAGTTAGAGAAAGCAGCGCTTTCTAAAATAAAAGTTATTTCAACAGATGTATTTCTTTATCATAAAACAACTCAACGCAAAATTTACAACCTTGAGCATGAGCGCGCGCGAAAAAAAGGTTTTTTTGATGTTATTTTTGAAAACGAAAAAGGGCAAATAACCGAAGGTGCCATTACAAATGTTGTAATTCAAAAAGGTAACAAGTATTTTACACCGCCAATATCTTGTGGTCTGCTAGGTGGAATTTATAGGCAGAGTTTACTTGGTGAAAAAATAATACCTAAAAAATATTTTTTACAAAATAGTGGCGTAATTTCGGGCAGGGTTTTTGAAAAAATTATTACAAAAGATGAGTTGCTTAGCGCGGATAAAGTTTTTTTGGTTAATTCGCTGCGAGGGGCAATTGAGGTTGAGGTTTTGTTTAGGTAG
- a CDS encoding secondary thiamine-phosphate synthase enzyme YjbQ, giving the protein MKSYRKEVWIKTSEQMEFLNITPEVENAIEQSGIKEGLCLVNSMHITSSVFINDNERGLHKDFKNWLEELAPQGPLSKYSHNLTGEDNAHAHLKRQVMGREVVVAITKGMLDFGPWEQIFYGEFDGKRNKRVLIKIIGE; this is encoded by the coding sequence ATGAAAAGCTATAGAAAAGAAGTTTGGATAAAAACGAGTGAGCAAATGGAATTTTTAAACATAACTCCTGAAGTTGAAAATGCCATTGAGCAAAGCGGCATTAAAGAGGGCTTGTGCCTTGTAAACTCTATGCACATAACCTCAAGCGTTTTTATAAATGATAATGAACGCGGACTGCACAAAGATTTTAAAAATTGGCTTGAGGAGCTTGCACCGCAAGGCCCCTTATCAAAATATTCACACAACCTGACAGGCGAAGATAATGCCCATGCGCACCTTAAACGGCAAGTGATGGGTAGAGAGGTTGTTGTAGCAATTACCAAAGGTATGCTGGATTTTGGCCCATGGGAACAGATATTTTATGGAGAGTTTGACGGCAAACGCAACAAAAGAGTGCTTATAAAAATTATTGGAGAGTAA
- a CDS encoding DNA-binding protein, with translation MSKCNEGRYGRVFIGRLEFGDDLLEKLTELCRSNEVKAGTINAIGAVQNAKLGYYSQSEKKYTGCVEIDKKLEIASCTGNISLNDKNEIFAHLHIVLADYNAQAFGGHLMPGTKVFATEYYIEEIINVELKRSKDEVTGLPLWKNK, from the coding sequence ATGTCTAAGTGCAACGAAGGCCGCTATGGCAGAGTGTTTATAGGCCGGCTTGAATTTGGTGACGACTTGCTTGAAAAACTAACTGAGCTTTGCCGCAGCAATGAAGTTAAAGCCGGAACCATTAACGCAATTGGGGCCGTGCAAAATGCCAAGCTGGGATATTATAGCCAAAGCGAAAAAAAATATACCGGCTGCGTTGAAATTGATAAAAAACTTGAAATTGCGTCTTGCACCGGAAACATATCGCTAAACGATAAAAATGAGATATTTGCCCACCTGCACATTGTTCTTGCCGATTATAACGCTCAAGCATTTGGCGGACATCTTATGCCAGGCACAAAAGTTTTTGCAACAGAATACTACATTGAAGAAATTATAAATGTTGAACTTAAACGCTCAAAAGATGAAGTAACCGGCCTGCCGCTTTGGAAAAATAAATAA